The following proteins come from a genomic window of Desulfobulbaceae bacterium:
- a CDS encoding pancreas/duodenum homeobox protein 1, which produces MASNLNEIFNQETLTTLFPPARSNDFFEALFGDASEGAYDIVLTYAGSPDGHTYHFELHLKQRPGQCLACNLTYGLPEVFSRHPIINIKGLVAAIAEKINVNPEKITWQLKATKSISKELHIIPLHLTIVP; this is translated from the coding sequence ATGGCCAGCAATCTAAATGAGATATTTAATCAGGAAACTTTAACCACACTATTCCCACCAGCACGAAGCAATGATTTTTTTGAGGCCCTATTCGGTGACGCCTCAGAAGGGGCCTACGACATTGTCCTTACCTACGCCGGCTCACCCGATGGCCATACCTACCACTTTGAACTGCACCTGAAACAGCGTCCCGGCCAATGCTTGGCCTGCAACCTCACCTACGGCCTGCCCGAAGTCTTCTCCCGGCACCCGATCATCAACATCAAAGGGTTGGTTGCGGCGATAGCAGAAAAAATTAACGTCAATCCTGAAAAAATCACCTGGCAGCTCAAGGCCACCAAATCCATCTCCAAAGAATTACATATCATCCCGCTTCACCTTACCATTGTCCCATAA
- a CDS encoding histidinol-phosphatase, with protein MITLDLKTDGHVHTRYCHHAIGEMEDYVLAAIAKGLRRIIFLEHFEAGIRYFETTWLTLADFKNYFVTGRDLQRRYQGEIEIGLGVEVGYNPERVEETIAFLQSYQWDRVGLSYHFMGHEGRYLNMLSRKEENLNEFSRIGVAAIVSTYLDGLREAVAKLPVTVLCHLDAALRHHPEICFNAGHRLQMLSILEELADRGIALEINTSGFAHRREEPYPPSWLVAKAIALGIPLALGSDAHRPQEVGRYFDQVPLLL; from the coding sequence ATGATAACTCTGGATCTGAAGACCGATGGCCATGTCCATACCCGCTATTGCCACCATGCGATTGGGGAAATGGAGGACTATGTTCTCGCTGCTATTGCCAAGGGCTTGCGACGAATAATTTTTTTGGAACATTTTGAGGCTGGTATTCGTTATTTTGAAACTACTTGGCTGACTCTTGCCGATTTCAAGAATTATTTTGTTACAGGCCGGGATTTACAACGGAGATATCAAGGGGAAATAGAGATCGGGTTAGGGGTTGAAGTTGGCTATAATCCGGAACGGGTCGAAGAGACTATTGCTTTTTTGCAGAGCTACCAATGGGACCGGGTTGGCCTTTCGTATCATTTTATGGGTCATGAAGGGCGATATCTTAATATGCTAAGTCGCAAGGAAGAAAATCTGAATGAGTTTTCCCGGATTGGGGTGGCGGCTATTGTTAGCACCTATCTTGATGGTTTGCGAGAGGCTGTGGCGAAGTTGCCGGTCACGGTGCTCTGTCATTTAGATGCTGCCCTTCGCCATCATCCTGAAATATGCTTTAATGCCGGTCATCGCCTTCAGATGCTTAGTATTCTTGAAGAGTTGGCGGACAGGGGCATTGCTCTTGAAATTAACACCTCGGGGTTCGCTCACCGGCGCGAGGAACCCTATCCACCCTCGTGGCTTGTCGCCAAGGCCATTGCTCTTGGTATTCCTTTGGCGCTTGGTTCCGATGCTCACCGCCCCCAGGAGGTGGGGCGGTATTTTGATCAAGTGCCCTTGTTGCTTTAG
- a CDS encoding TolC family protein, producing the protein MTTPLWGQDKPINLQSAISAALNNYGELNALREERGMNEAAITKAELHPNPVFEAGGSSGILTGANHENSLYINISQEFITGGKREKRSRIAQKELDSFDSRIIDAERLLKLKVKMVYYDLLLANKLYHLAQTVNERNLRLLGITEERLANGEVAELDVNLVKVETSRSEGRKIDAEQEMTSAQQQLLLLIGSQPDVNLKPNDSLDAGVFEKELIDLKKLAIENRPSLKALKSEAESAKMEVLLAKAERRPNVTAGLSYSRENSLTSLDGMEEKSTDNLIGLKVSIPLPVFDTNQGGVIQANSRKNSTQSRYIFALKIIEQEVEMAHTRLTSAKKAIELYRAGILPQLEQNLTIIEDAYQLGEVGIIAPIEEQKKFLDVSEKYLMALYNWNTAVAKVEAATGLELKKEYGEN; encoded by the coding sequence ATGACAACGCCTCTTTGGGGCCAAGATAAACCAATAAATCTACAAAGTGCCATTTCTGCCGCATTAAACAATTACGGTGAACTAAACGCGCTCAGGGAGGAAAGAGGCATGAACGAGGCGGCCATAACTAAAGCTGAGCTCCATCCCAATCCCGTTTTTGAGGCAGGAGGAAGTTCCGGCATCCTTACCGGCGCCAACCATGAAAACAGCCTATACATAAATATCTCCCAAGAATTTATTACCGGAGGAAAGCGAGAAAAACGATCTCGCATAGCTCAAAAAGAGCTAGATAGCTTCGACAGCAGGATCATTGATGCTGAGCGACTGCTGAAACTGAAGGTCAAAATGGTTTATTACGATCTCTTGCTGGCGAACAAACTGTACCATCTGGCACAAACGGTAAACGAGAGAAATCTCCGCCTTCTCGGAATAACCGAGGAAAGGCTTGCCAACGGTGAAGTGGCGGAACTTGACGTAAACCTTGTCAAGGTGGAGACCTCCCGCAGCGAAGGCAGGAAGATTGATGCCGAGCAGGAAATGACGTCAGCGCAACAACAGCTTTTGTTGCTCATCGGATCTCAACCGGACGTAAATCTAAAACCTAATGATTCACTTGATGCTGGAGTATTCGAAAAGGAACTTATTGATTTGAAAAAACTGGCCATAGAAAACAGACCCAGCCTTAAGGCCTTGAAAAGTGAGGCGGAGAGCGCAAAGATGGAGGTACTTCTTGCCAAAGCCGAACGCCGTCCAAACGTTACGGCGGGGCTTTCATACAGCCGAGAAAATTCTCTTACTTCTCTAGATGGAATGGAGGAGAAAAGTACCGACAACCTGATTGGGTTGAAGGTCTCCATTCCTCTTCCTGTTTTCGACACCAACCAAGGAGGCGTCATACAGGCAAACTCCAGAAAAAACAGCACCCAAAGCCGTTACATTTTTGCGCTGAAGATTATTGAACAGGAGGTTGAAATGGCGCATACACGGCTCACCTCTGCGAAAAAAGCCATTGAACTGTACCGCGCCGGAATATTACCACAATTGGAGCAAAACTTGACGATAATTGAAGATGCTTATCAGTTAGGTGAGGTAGGGATCATCGCCCCAATTGAGGAACAAAAAAAATTCCTCGACGTGAGTGAAAAATATCTCATGGCACTCTACAACTGGAACACCGCAGTCGCTAAAGTGGAAGCGGCCACAGGACTTGAACTCAAGAAAGAATACGGAGAAAACTAA